The proteins below are encoded in one region of Candidatus Moraniibacteriota bacterium:
- a CDS encoding ABC transporter ATP-binding protein, giving the protein MSLITVSNLEKTYKNEDVETKALFSASFRIEKGEFISIMGPSGSGKSTLMQILGLLDRATGGVYLLEDKDVTQFTDDELARLRNRTIGFVFQAFNLLPKTSVYENVELPLLYDDKQIEENEKKVLGAIAAVDMTHRKDYLSSQLSGGEKQRVAIARALVNNPEIIFADEPTGNLDSKAGLQVMSILQKLNDEGRTIVLVTHETYTAEHAKRILSMKDGQIIGDTLVTNRRIAKAGETFLK; this is encoded by the coding sequence ATGAGTCTCATCACTGTTTCAAACCTCGAGAAAACTTACAAGAATGAAGATGTGGAAACCAAAGCTCTTTTTTCTGCGAGTTTTCGTATAGAGAAAGGAGAATTCATATCCATTATGGGTCCGTCGGGATCAGGGAAATCGACACTGATGCAGATTCTCGGACTTCTCGATCGGGCGACAGGAGGAGTATATCTCCTCGAGGACAAAGACGTGACGCAGTTCACTGATGACGAATTGGCACGTCTCCGAAACAGGACCATAGGTTTTGTTTTTCAGGCATTCAACCTCCTCCCAAAGACGAGTGTGTATGAAAACGTCGAACTCCCTCTCCTCTATGATGACAAACAAATCGAGGAAAATGAAAAGAAGGTACTCGGTGCTATAGCAGCTGTCGATATGACACATCGCAAGGACTATCTCTCGAGTCAGCTCTCAGGAGGGGAGAAACAACGTGTGGCTATTGCTCGAGCACTCGTGAACAATCCGGAAATTATTTTTGCTGATGAGCCGACGGGAAATCTCGATTCCAAAGCAGGACTTCAAGTGATGTCTATTCTCCAGAAACTCAATGACGAAGGACGCACGATCGTCCTCGTCACTCACGAGACATACACCGCAGAACATGCCAAACGCATCCTCTCTATGAAAGATGGTCAGATCATCGGAGACACACTCGTCACCAATCGTCGTATCGCTAAGGCAGGGGAAACATTTCTCAAATGA
- a CDS encoding efflux RND transporter periplasmic adaptor subunit, with translation MFTKKRVIISLLLLLSLWGIIAYYRNKNTVVPVQTETVKRSTLSETVSVTGEVVPREYADLSFQSIGMVDEVNVKEGDMVVAGQRIASVDRAILFSQLKQARITASITEQNEKQSRNRKNTLGKGWDDLKPEERTAITLKTEQTQENVRMLESQMKQNVLLAPFDGQITKLNIRVGEIVTLGKSIGRVSKTESFVIESRVPESDIIKIALGMESQITFDAFTTEEIFSAQVEDVAKSATVIQDVVSYVVKFHLERMDTRLKEGMTANIDIETAKRENVLTVPFRALTKENGKTYAELKQSDGTFVKTEVTTGLEGDDGTIEIKSGLKEGNEVTIGSVQVK, from the coding sequence ATGTTTACAAAAAAAAGAGTCATCATAAGCCTTCTTCTCCTGCTCTCTCTTTGGGGCATCATTGCTTATTATCGGAACAAGAACACGGTTGTTCCTGTACAAACAGAAACCGTCAAACGAAGCACTCTCTCAGAGACAGTGAGTGTGACAGGAGAGGTAGTACCGAGAGAATATGCTGACCTCTCTTTTCAGAGTATTGGAATGGTAGACGAAGTAAATGTGAAAGAAGGAGACATGGTGGTTGCTGGACAACGTATCGCTTCTGTCGATCGTGCAATCCTTTTTTCTCAATTGAAGCAAGCACGTATTACCGCATCGATTACTGAACAGAATGAGAAACAATCTCGTAACCGAAAAAACACTCTCGGGAAAGGATGGGATGATCTCAAACCAGAGGAACGTACGGCAATCACACTGAAGACCGAACAGACACAAGAAAATGTTCGTATGCTCGAATCACAAATGAAACAAAACGTACTTCTCGCTCCGTTTGATGGACAAATAACGAAACTCAATATTCGTGTCGGTGAGATCGTCACCCTCGGGAAAAGTATTGGACGTGTTTCAAAAACAGAAAGTTTCGTCATTGAATCGAGAGTACCTGAGTCAGATATTATAAAAATCGCACTCGGTATGGAGTCTCAGATAACATTCGATGCATTTACGACAGAAGAAATTTTTTCGGCTCAAGTGGAAGATGTTGCCAAATCTGCAACAGTGATCCAGGATGTTGTTTCGTATGTTGTCAAATTTCATTTAGAGAGAATGGATACCCGTTTGAAGGAGGGAATGACCGCCAATATCGATATCGAAACAGCAAAACGAGAAAATGTTTTGACGGTACCGTTTCGAGCATTGACAAAAGAAAACGGAAAAACATATGCAGAACTCAAACAATCTGACGGGACATTTGTGAAAACAGAAGTGACTACTGGTCTCGAGGGAGATGACGGGACCATTGAAATAAAATCAGGTCTCAAAGAAGGGAACGAAGTAACGATTGGTTCCGTACAAGTCAAATAA
- a CDS encoding ribonuclease HI family protein, with protein MNEEYYDENSMEKIVMYSDGGSRGNPGPAALGVYIETLEKKYGEFLGTKTNNEAEYSAILFGLKKIKALIGKAVAKKAAIECRMDSELACKQLNHEYKIENEKLQPLFLEIWNLMLDFGEVKFVHVMREYNTVADAEANRAMDEAAKQSNLF; from the coding sequence ATGAATGAGGAATATTATGATGAAAATAGTATGGAAAAAATAGTGATGTATAGCGATGGAGGTTCACGTGGAAACCCTGGTCCAGCAGCGCTTGGTGTATATATCGAAACACTGGAGAAGAAATACGGAGAATTCCTCGGAACAAAGACAAACAACGAGGCGGAATATTCCGCTATTCTTTTTGGTTTGAAGAAAATAAAAGCATTGATTGGAAAAGCCGTAGCCAAAAAAGCAGCTATAGAATGCCGTATGGATAGCGAACTCGCCTGCAAACAGCTGAATCATGAATACAAGATAGAAAATGAAAAACTACAGCCACTTTTTCTCGAAATATGGAACCTCATGCTTGATTTTGGAGAAGTGAAGTTTGTTCATGTGATGAGAGAATACAACACAGTGGCTGATGCGGAAGCGAACCGCGCTATGGATGAGGCAGCAAAGCAGAGCAATTTGTTTTAA
- the recJ gene encoding single-stranded-DNA-specific exonuclease RecJ, whose amino-acid sequence MTVWKYRVNTEAPSGIPEGTYHPVIDTLLTARGYIDEQSRQRFLFPNFDRDIHDPFLFLQMDRVVTRIGQAKKNKETIGIFGDFDADGVTSSVIIREALTALEVSLEVYIPEKMNEGHGFNILAVDFFESKGVKLILTLDCGMTNHEAIAEAKKRGISTIVVDHHHVPEILPEAYAIINPKIANEKYPFRELCGAGTSFKIAQALFQRYLPDQVDQLKWILDVVAIGTVADVMPLVEENRAIVKYGLIVLSKTRRVGLEEMFSVGRIKIDENNIPDAHTIGFQIAPRINAASRMAHAMLAHNLLIEKDRAHARVLALELDAWNVARQKISATTTDQVRTIALEKYQKRKFIFAIDEGFPFGIIGLVAGRIAHEFHKPTCVLTRGETESRGSFRSIPELNVIEIIEQCGDLLKKFGGHAQAAGMTIENKNIDAFYEKFDALATSVLADVVTEPETWADMKLRPEHITSALCRDLKLFAPFGEGNPEPVFVLENMMIQDVRFVGNGEKHLKLRLIDSEGGAKSFDAIAFSLGTAFPDLQKGEILDILFQISENTWNGSTAIQLKLLDMHRKDV is encoded by the coding sequence ATGACTGTTTGGAAATACAGGGTAAATACAGAAGCTCCTTCGGGTATTCCGGAAGGGACATATCATCCAGTGATTGATACATTGCTCACTGCTCGAGGATATATCGACGAACAATCTCGTCAACGTTTTCTTTTTCCCAATTTTGATCGTGATATCCATGATCCTTTTTTGTTTTTGCAAATGGATCGCGTCGTCACTCGTATCGGACAGGCGAAGAAAAACAAGGAAACGATAGGTATCTTCGGAGATTTTGATGCCGATGGCGTGACTTCTTCGGTTATTATACGCGAAGCACTTACCGCGCTCGAGGTTTCCCTCGAAGTCTATATTCCAGAAAAAATGAACGAAGGGCACGGATTCAACATTCTTGCAGTGGATTTCTTCGAGAGTAAAGGTGTGAAACTCATATTGACACTGGATTGCGGAATGACAAATCATGAAGCGATTGCAGAAGCGAAAAAACGAGGTATATCTACTATTGTCGTCGATCATCATCATGTACCAGAGATATTGCCAGAAGCATACGCCATCATCAATCCAAAAATTGCGAACGAGAAATATCCTTTTCGAGAATTGTGCGGAGCAGGTACGAGTTTCAAAATAGCCCAGGCATTATTTCAGAGATATCTCCCGGATCAAGTCGACCAATTGAAATGGATTCTCGATGTGGTAGCGATCGGAACCGTCGCTGACGTTATGCCTCTGGTGGAGGAGAACCGAGCCATTGTGAAGTATGGGCTCATTGTTCTCTCAAAAACGCGTCGTGTTGGTCTCGAAGAAATGTTTTCCGTCGGAAGAATAAAAATTGATGAAAACAACATACCAGATGCGCATACCATCGGATTTCAGATTGCTCCACGAATCAACGCTGCTTCACGTATGGCTCATGCGATGCTCGCCCACAACCTTCTTATCGAAAAAGATCGTGCACACGCGAGAGTATTGGCACTCGAACTCGATGCGTGGAATGTCGCTCGTCAGAAAATCAGTGCGACGACGACGGATCAGGTGAGAACGATTGCTCTTGAAAAATATCAGAAGAGAAAATTTATTTTCGCTATAGACGAAGGATTTCCTTTTGGTATTATTGGTCTCGTAGCAGGACGTATCGCTCACGAGTTCCACAAACCGACATGTGTGCTCACGCGCGGAGAGACAGAAAGTCGTGGGTCTTTCCGGAGCATACCAGAACTCAATGTGATAGAAATCATCGAACAGTGTGGTGACCTTTTGAAAAAATTTGGTGGCCACGCACAAGCAGCTGGGATGACCATAGAGAATAAGAATATCGACGCATTCTATGAAAAATTTGATGCTCTTGCCACGTCCGTCTTGGCGGATGTCGTGACAGAACCCGAAACTTGGGCAGATATGAAACTCCGTCCAGAACATATCACGTCAGCGCTTTGTCGAGACCTGAAACTCTTTGCTCCCTTTGGAGAAGGAAATCCAGAACCAGTTTTTGTGTTGGAGAATATGATGATTCAAGATGTCCGTTTTGTCGGGAATGGAGAGAAGCACCTCAAGTTGCGTCTGATTGATTCGGAGGGTGGTGCCAAGAGTTTTGACGCTATCGCATTTTCTCTTGGCACGGCATTTCCCGACTTACAGAAAGGTGAGATTCTTGACATTTTGTTTCAAATAAGCGAAAATACTTGGAATGGTTCTACAGCTATTCAATTGAAACTTCTCGATATGCACCGTAAAGATGTGTAA